One part of the Thermococcus litoralis DSM 5473 genome encodes these proteins:
- a CDS encoding D-aminoacyl-tRNA deacylase, protein MKVIMTTSVDLASMNIKHKLIEHFGFKETEQEFDKNRVYRWGDALLLTTNREMIYYDNLDRAITKQLNVTPEIIIFASRHSSQQKLPALTTHVTGNWGKAMYGGKDESLAIAEPRAMKLALLKLHELNTLGWTVCYEATHHGPSELEVPSLFIEIGSSEEEWKNEEAGEIVAETILYVLENYQKSKFKTAIGIGGGHYAPKQTKKALTSDIAFSHIAAKYAHPLSREMLVKAIERTSGNVDAIYVDWKGSKGETKQIARNLAEELGLEFIKD, encoded by the coding sequence ATGAAGGTTATAATGACAACCAGTGTTGATTTAGCGTCCATGAACATTAAGCATAAGTTGATTGAACATTTTGGATTCAAAGAGACAGAGCAGGAATTCGATAAGAATCGGGTTTATCGTTGGGGAGATGCTCTCCTCCTGACAACAAATAGGGAAATGATATACTATGATAATCTAGACAGAGCGATAACAAAGCAGCTTAACGTAACCCCGGAGATAATAATCTTCGCATCTAGGCATTCAAGTCAGCAAAAGCTCCCAGCTTTAACGACCCATGTAACTGGAAACTGGGGAAAGGCTATGTACGGAGGAAAAGATGAAAGCTTAGCTATTGCAGAACCCAGGGCAATGAAGCTTGCACTTCTAAAGTTGCATGAATTAAATACTCTGGGTTGGACTGTATGCTACGAGGCAACACATCACGGTCCGAGTGAGCTTGAAGTGCCTTCTCTTTTTATAGAGATTGGCTCCAGCGAAGAGGAATGGAAAAACGAGGAAGCGGGAGAGATAGTTGCAGAGACGATTTTATACGTGTTGGAAAATTATCAAAAAAGCAAATTCAAAACTGCAATTGGGATTGGTGGGGGCCATTACGCTCCCAAACAAACAAAAAAAGCATTGACTTCGGATATTGCTTTTTCCCATATAGCCGCAAAGTACGCACATCCCTTATCGAGGGAAATGCTTGTTAAAGCCATAGAAAGAACATCAGGGAACGTTGATGCAATTTACGTTGATTGGAAGGGCAGTAAAGGGGAAACCAAGCAAATTGCAAGGAATTTAGCTGAAGAGCTAGGCTTGGAATTTATCAAAGACTAA